A window of Acidobacteriota bacterium genomic DNA:
CGGTCAACGAAGGCTCAGTCCGTCGGTGTTTCGAACACCTTGCATCCCAAAGTAGCGCACCGCCCGGCCGTAATCTCGATCGATCTGAGCCCGCAGCGCATCTATCGACTCGAACTTCTTTTCACCCCGGAGCCGATGGAGAAATCGCACGCGAATCTTCTCGCCGTAAAGCTCGCGGTCGAAGTCCATCACGTGACTCTCAACCGTCACCTCAGGTTCTCCGCCGAATGTCGGTTTGTGGCCGATGTTGGTAATCGATTGCCACCAAACTCCCTCCACTAATGTGAGGGTGACATACACACCGTTCGCCGGAATCACCATGTTGTGAGGCTTGAGGTTCGCAGTCGCGTAGCGAAGCTGGGTCTTGCCGATCTTTCGGCCTTCGATAACGCAGCTCTCGATGCCGTATGGACGGCCCAGCATCCGCCGCGCCAGGTTGACGCGCCCGGCGCCCAGCAACCGCCGGATCATCGTCGAGCTTACGCGGTGATTGTGAATCAGCACTTCGGGCACTTCTTCCGTGACGCGGCCCAGTTGATTTCCGATACGGCTCAGAAGCTCGAATTTGCCTTTCCGATTGTGACCGAAAGCGAAGCCCTGGCCGAGATAGACCTCTCTCGCGTCCAGGCGGCCGAAGATAAACCTCAGCAGAAAATCTTCCGCGCTCACCTTGGAGAGCTCAGGCGTGAAGTCGAGCACAACCGTTTGATCGATGCCCTGCCGCTCGATGCCTTCCATCTTCTGGTCGAATGTTTGAAGCAGCGGCGGCGCGGTTTCCGGGTGCAGCACCGCTCGCGGATGCGGATCGAACGTGACAACGGTAGCGGGGACGTCCAGCACTCGCGAGCGCTCGACGACCCGGCGCATTATCATTTGATGTGCGAGGTGAAGTCCATCGAACACGCCGAAGGTCAGCACGGTTGGCGTTTTGACCTCGCGGTCGTTTATGTCGCGAAAGATTCTCATCCAAAGTCCTTGACCGCATCGATTCTAACTGCCAAGACGCAAAGAGCGAAGCCGATAGCGCGGCTACCGCGAACCATCCACGGTCCGATGGCCGGCGAGCGGCCTCGCCGCTTTTATTCGCGCGATGCTACGATGACGCTCTATGGCAACGGACGTAATCATAGTTGGCGGCGGGGTGATCGGGTGCTCGATCGCTTGGAGACTCGCGCAGTCGGGTCTGAAGGTCGCGGTCATCGAGCGGGGCGGGGTTGGGTGCGAGGCTTCACGGGCGGCCGCCGGGATGCTGTCGCCTCAGGGCGAATCGCAGACCGCGGGACCGTTCTTTGATTTATGTCTTCGCAGTCGCGCGATGTACCGGAGGTTTGCCGAAGAGCTTACTGAAGCATCCGGCATCGACGTCGAGTACAAAGACGAGGGGACGCTGTTCGTCCTTGTCGAGGGTGAGGATCAAGAGGAGAAAACCAGGTGGGCGGCGTGGCAGCTTGAAGCCGGGCTTCCTCTCGAGTTCGTGTCAGCGGAGGACATCCACAAGATCGAGCCTTCTGTCACGGAGTCGGCTACCGGAGCCATTTTCCTGCCACAGGAGCATCAGGTTGAGAATCGCCGCTTGATGGACGCGTTGGACGTTGCGATGCGCCAAGCGGGCGTCAGGTTGATCGAAGACTCTGAGGTCACGGCTCTCGACACAGTCCACGGAAAGGTCATTGGTGTCTTGTGTGACAGCGAGCGAATGTCAGCCGGTTTGGTCGTCGTAGCCGCAGGGGCCTGGTCGAGTTCGTTGTTGGAACCAATCGGGCTGAACATCAGCATCATCCCTGCTCGCGGTCAGATGATCGCGGTAAGAGGTCAAGCGGGTGATATCAATCGGGTGCTTCATTCAAGCCGGGTCTACGTTGTCCCGCGCCGCGACGGCCGAATCCTGATCGGCGCAACGGTCGAGTACGTGGGCTTTAAAAAAGCTGTCACGGTTGATGCCATCAAAAACTTGCTGAGTGCCGCAGTGGAATTGGTCCCTTCGCTAAGAGAACTCGAGATAGTAGATACATGGTCGGGGCTCAGGCCCGATACAATCGACCATCTGCCGATCATTGGGCCAAGCGGCATCGAGAATCTCTTGCTAGCCACCGGGCATTTTAGAAACGGGATATTACTTGCGCCCATCACCGCCAACCTTATCGCAGATTGCCTTGTCGCTGGGACGGGCGCCCGGTGAACTGATGCCATTCTCAGTTGAGCGTTTCGCGCTTCCTTAATTTCGATTCCACTCCATAACATTGTGAACGCTGTTGGCGAGTGTTAACCTGAAAAACCGAAATACAGTTGGGTTATCAGTGACAACGGATCATCTAATAGCGTCGAACTCGGCGCCGCACCATTCACGCCAGGGGCTACTACATCGGGCGTTCGCACGAAGGGCGCTCCTGATATTTGCCGCCCTCGCGGTAGCTGCGTGCGCGATCGCGCCGTTCCATTTCGCTCAGCGCAAGTTTTCCCCAGGCAATGAAGTCATAAACGTGATTTCGTATCACGATCTGGTCGAACATTTCGTTGTGATGGAGCACTTTGATAAGGTGCTGCGGTCCGGGGTCATTTATCCGCGCTGGTTGTCGGATATGAACAATGGCTATGGCAACGCCTGGACGAATTTTTACCCGCCCGGTTTCTACTACCTCGCTTCGCTGATTCATTCGGTGGGTTTCGATTGGCTGACTACTCTTTTCATAGCATCTGTTCTGGCGCTCGCCGGCTCGGGCATCGCGATGTACGCGCTATCGCGAGCGTTCTACGGGCGCCTTGCCAGCGGTATTGCCGGCTTGTTGTACATGCTGCTTCCCTTCCATCTGCTGAATCTCTATTGGCAGGGAGCGATGCCTCAGTTTACGGGGTTCCTCTTTCTACCGCTCGTGCTCTACTTCGCGTTCAGGTTGGGGAACGATGGGCGAGCGCGTCACTATGCAGGGATGGGATTGGCCTATGGACTCTACGTGCTGACCCATTTGCCGGTCAGCTATTTGATGAGTTATGCCCTCGCGCTTTACGCGATCATTTGGGCTGTGAGCGAAAGAGATTGGAGAATCACGTTGCGGATAGCAGGCGGGATGGCTATTGGGCTTTTGCTGAGCGCGATCTATTGGCTGCCGGCTCTTGTCGAGTCGAAGTACGCTTTCGAGAACACCTCAGGTCTGTTTCCATATCACAGCGGCTACCTGCTTCTCCTCCCGCCAGGCGATCCTTTCAACTACGTTCTGAATCACTTGTTCCTGGTACAAGCCCTGCTGTTGGCGGTTGCCATCGTGATCTTGCGTTCGACCGGCCAACGCGATGACAAGACGACTTCGCAGAAACAGACTCGCCTGATGATCATCCTGGGAATTGCTACAACTTTCATGGTGACTTCGTTGTCGCTTTATCCGTCGATGCTGATTCCCAAAATAGAAGTTGCAGCTTTCCCGTGGCGATGGATCGCCGTCGCCAGCGTTTTCACATCGCTGTTGGCCGGAGCGGCCGCCGAGCGGCTGGTGAGATACAAGGCGATTGGCAGCAAGACGCGGTGGGCTGGCTCCGCGGCACTCATAGCCGTGGTGATCGTGAACCTCTGGATAACAGTTAAGTTTGGAATCATCCCGCCAATCTCAAAACCAACTATCAAGTCAACAGTCGGCTTGCTCGAAGGCAACTACACGCCTCGAGACGCCACCTTCATAACATATCTGCCCGACACCGAACGCGTGATGATTACACCTGAGGGCGGAGCCGCGGAAATAGTTCGCTGGGACCCGCAATACCGTGTGATAGCTGTTCGAGTCGATCAACCGACCGAGCTTCGACTCAAGAGCTACAACTTTCCGGGCTGGACGGCTCGCATCGACGGTGAAGAAGCACCCCTGTCGAGCGACAAGGACGGAGTCCAGGTTATCTCGGTGCCGCCGGGCCGGCATAAGATCGAGACAAGGTTTGGCGACACTCTTCCCCGGAAGCTTGGCGCGGGCGTCTTCGGCCTGGGGCTTGCGCTGATCGTCGGGTTGGCCTTGGCGGATCACCTCACACGGATCAAGACAAGAAGCCATGAACCGGTGATCGGCGATGAAACAACAGAAGGACAAACCTCGCCTCGAGTGGCCCGACAAAAAACAAGACTCATCGCGGCCGGCTTCGTCGTCCTTGCAGTCATCGTTGTCGGCGTTGCGGTTAAACAATTGAGCAAACCTTCGTCCGAAGACGGTCTCACGGCTGGAGAGGCTCCCACCGAGAGTGCAAGTCGCGCTATCGCTCCGAACTCGGAAGTGAGATTGTTTGTCGGCGCCATGAATCCGATACCCGTTGCAGTTGATGAAAGAGCATTGGATGAATTGATGAGCGCGCTGGCGATGCGGAATAACGAACGCGTGGAAGAATTGATTCAAGCGCGCAAACTATTCCGGGTCGAGAAGAACACGCGGGTTCGCATTCTTGAAGCCGGCTCAGGGAAGCTCAAAGTGCGAATCCTTGAAGGCGACAGTGTAACACTTGACGGCTGGGTGCCCGAGAGATGGATCAGATGACAATAGCTCACCGAGCCGGCGGTTCTTCCCCTTTGATTGACGTGCTCTGGTTCGCATTCTAAACTTCGGTTCTAGTGAAAGAGGGGTATCTGCGCAAATCCGCCGAATCAGTGTCATTCGTGGTCTATGCGTCGCCGGCAATGCGATTCTTACGAACCATCGACCACGGATGACACGGCTTTGACGGATTCGCACCGATTCGTGCCCATTTGATCGCTAGCAAAACGGCTGTTACAAGTCTTTGAGAATTCTTATGAGGGGACAGATATGCCGATTGCGCCAGATGTTCGCCTGGAGGAAGGCGTCAAGATATTTCAGCCCGAGCTGGTGAATCTCTACGGCTGCAGAGTCGGCCGCGACACCAGGATCGGAGCGTTTGTAGAGATTCAGAAGAATGCGGTGGTCGGCGCGCGCTGCAAGGTTTCGTCTCACACTTTTATCTGCGAAGGCGTGATCATCGAAGATGAGGTCTTCATCGGGCACGGGGTGATGTTCACCAACGATCCGTATCCTCGCGCGACCAATTCAGACGGCAGCCTCCAGACGGACGCTGATTGGCAGTTGGTCGCCACGACGGTCAGGCGTCGCGCGTCGATAGGCAGCAACGCGACCATACTGGCGGGGGTGACGATCGGCGTAGGCGCTTTGGTCGGCGCAGGCGCGGTCGTGACGCGGGACGTTGCCGACTACGCTATCGTCGCGGGAGTTCCTGCTCGGACTGTGGGTGATACCAGAGGGGAGAACCCAGTAGGCAGTAGGCAGAAGGCAGAAGGCAAAAGGCAGAAAACAGAAGGCAGAAGCCGGAGGTCAGAATAGGGTTGGCCAAGCAAACAGGCTGAGGTCAGAGGCTTGCACTGAACCCCGCCAAAGAGAGAGAGCAGGAGCTACACTATTGTTCATTGAACTACGCCTCCTGCCTTCTGCCTTCTGCCTTCCGCCTTCTGCCCTACGAGGTACAGCATGATCGGCATTGGAGTCATCGGCTACGGATACTGGGGGCCGAATCTGGTCCGCAACTTTGCTGAAGCCCCAGGCGCGTCGCTCGTAGGCATATGCGACAAACGCGAAGAGCGGCTCGCGGAAGCGCGCCGCCGCTATTCCTCGGCGCGAGTAACGGAGCATTATGCTGAGTTGCTGGCTGATCCCGCGATTGATGCCGTCGCCATCGCCACGCCGGTCTCGTCTCACTTCGAACTGGCGATTGAAGCTCTCAGATCCGATAAGCACGTGTTGGTTGAAAAACCGCTTGCTTCGACGTCCGAACAAGCGGCGCAGTTGATCGAAGAAGCAGCCAGCCGCAATCTGGTGTTGATGGTCGATCACACCTTCGTCTACACCGGCGCCGTCCGCAAGATACGCGAGATGGTCAATTCCGGCGCGCTTGGAGACATCTACTACTACGATTCCGTTCGCGTGAACCTCGGCCTGTTTCAGCACGACGTGAACGTAATCTGGGATCTGGCCGTGCACGATCTGTCGATACTGGACTTCGTGTTGCCGAGTAAGCCGGTCGCAGTTTCGGCTACCGGCATCAGTCACATCCCGGGCCAACCGGAAAACGTTGCGTACTTAACGCTGTTTTTCGCTGATACCAAGATCGCGCATCTTCATGTGAACTGGCTTGCGCCGGTTAAGATCAGACGTACGCTCATCGGCGGCAGCGAGAGGATGATTGTCTATGACGACCTGGAGCCCAGCGAGAAGATCAAGATCTACGACAAGGGTGTGAGCGTTTCGCCCTTGCATGAAGAAGTTTATGAGCTGCTGGTTAGCTATCGCTCCGGCGACATGTGGGCCCCGAAGCTGGACCAGACGGAGGGCCTTCAAACAGAAGCGCGGCATTTCATCGATTGCATCGAGAACAATAAGCGCCCGGTAACCGATGGGGATGCCGGCCTGAGAGTAGTGCGCCTGCTCGAGGCTGCCGAGAAGTCTATGAGCGCACGCGGCCAGCTTGTGGAGCTTCCACGTTCGGAGCAAGCAGAGTGATTCCTTAGCGCTAACGCATGGCGGCTGTCATTCTCGCAGGGTCTTTCTCAAGGCTCTTCGCACTGATTCTCGCAAAGCTCGGACGAAGGAGTAACTTCAGATTGCGCAGCGTCTCTGTTTGCTTTCCAGCCTACAATGAGGAAGCCACAATCGAACGTGTGTTGAATGAGGCGCACGAACTTCTGCGCGCGTCCGGGCTGGAGTACGAAATCCTGGTCTGCAATGACGGGTGCACAGACGGTACTGGACGCATCGCCGAAGAGGTGGCTGGCCGTCTGCCGCAAATCCGAGTACTCCACAATCCGCGCAACCTTGGAATTCGCGCAACCTTCGAGCGATTGTACCGCGAAGCCACCAAAGACTTCGTGTTCCTCAACTCAACTGATCGGCAGTGGGAGACCAGTGTTCTGTTCGATATGCTCCCACTCACCCGAGACTTCGACATCGTCATCGCCTCCCGAAAAGATAAGCACTATGGACCCGCCCGGCGTTTTGTATCCTGGGTGTTCAACATCGTGCCCACGGTTCTGTTCGGGGTAAGGACCTACGACGCTGGCGCAGTGAAGCTTGTCAGCCGCGAAATAGTCGAGCGCTTCGCGCTTGTGTCGCGTTCTCCTTTTTCCGAGGCGGAGCGCCTGATACGCGCCGCGCGGGCAGGCTATCGCATCGCCAGCTACCCGGTGGAAGTTGAAGAGCGCGGGGCCGGCCACGCGCGAGGCGTTAGCTTCTGGGCGGTTACTGAAGCCGTCAAAGATGTGTTGCGCGTCTGGTGGGCGCTGCGAATCAAGCGGGTAGACCTGCGCTCTTCCGAAAAACCCGAAAAGCAAAGCCCGGCTCAGTGACCGGCTGATCTCGCTCGATCGACGCTGCGAGCGCCCGGGCTAGACCTGCCGCGAGCTCGCGGGTGGCGGCTTTCGAGCGAGACACACAATCGATACTCCGAACGGAAAATTCATCCATCGCAGAAGGAAGCGCTCGAACCCCAGGATCGCAATAAGAAGCGAGTTGAGCCATCCAGGGAGGACGACGTGTGAGGTCTTTGCGTGAATCGATTTCTTCGACACGCTCTGCGCAAATCGCATAAACAAGATCGGGAAAAAAAGAAAGGTTATGTAGTAGGT
This region includes:
- a CDS encoding bifunctional riboflavin kinase/FAD synthetase — its product is MRIFRDINDREVKTPTVLTFGVFDGLHLAHQMIMRRVVERSRVLDVPATVVTFDPHPRAVLHPETAPPLLQTFDQKMEGIERQGIDQTVVLDFTPELSKVSAEDFLLRFIFGRLDAREVYLGQGFAFGHNRKGKFELLSRIGNQLGRVTEEVPEVLIHNHRVSSTMIRRLLGAGRVNLARRMLGRPYGIESCVIEGRKIGKTQLRYATANLKPHNMVIPANGVYVTLTLVEGVWWQSITNIGHKPTFGGEPEVTVESHVMDFDRELYGEKIRVRFLHRLRGEKKFESIDALRAQIDRDYGRAVRYFGMQGVRNTDGLSLR
- the thiO gene encoding glycine oxidase ThiO translates to MATDVIIVGGGVIGCSIAWRLAQSGLKVAVIERGGVGCEASRAAAGMLSPQGESQTAGPFFDLCLRSRAMYRRFAEELTEASGIDVEYKDEGTLFVLVEGEDQEEKTRWAAWQLEAGLPLEFVSAEDIHKIEPSVTESATGAIFLPQEHQVENRRLMDALDVAMRQAGVRLIEDSEVTALDTVHGKVIGVLCDSERMSAGLVVVAAGAWSSSLLEPIGLNISIIPARGQMIAVRGQAGDINRVLHSSRVYVVPRRDGRILIGATVEYVGFKKAVTVDAIKNLLSAAVELVPSLRELEIVDTWSGLRPDTIDHLPIIGPSGIENLLLATGHFRNGILLAPITANLIADCLVAGTGAR
- a CDS encoding Gfo/Idh/MocA family oxidoreductase → MIGIGVIGYGYWGPNLVRNFAEAPGASLVGICDKREERLAEARRRYSSARVTEHYAELLADPAIDAVAIATPVSSHFELAIEALRSDKHVLVEKPLASTSEQAAQLIEEAASRNLVLMVDHTFVYTGAVRKIREMVNSGALGDIYYYDSVRVNLGLFQHDVNVIWDLAVHDLSILDFVLPSKPVAVSATGISHIPGQPENVAYLTLFFADTKIAHLHVNWLAPVKIRRTLIGGSERMIVYDDLEPSEKIKIYDKGVSVSPLHEEVYELLVSYRSGDMWAPKLDQTEGLQTEARHFIDCIENNKRPVTDGDAGLRVVRLLEAAEKSMSARGQLVELPRSEQAE
- a CDS encoding acyltransferase; this translates as MPIAPDVRLEEGVKIFQPELVNLYGCRVGRDTRIGAFVEIQKNAVVGARCKVSSHTFICEGVIIEDEVFIGHGVMFTNDPYPRATNSDGSLQTDADWQLVATTVRRRASIGSNATILAGVTIGVGALVGAGAVVTRDVADYAIVAGVPARTVGDTRGENPVGSRQKAEGKRQKTEGRSRRSE
- a CDS encoding glycosyltransferase family 2 protein, translating into MRSVSVCFPAYNEEATIERVLNEAHELLRASGLEYEILVCNDGCTDGTGRIAEEVAGRLPQIRVLHNPRNLGIRATFERLYREATKDFVFLNSTDRQWETSVLFDMLPLTRDFDIVIASRKDKHYGPARRFVSWVFNIVPTVLFGVRTYDAGAVKLVSREIVERFALVSRSPFSEAERLIRAARAGYRIASYPVEVEERGAGHARGVSFWAVTEAVKDVLRVWWALRIKRVDLRSSEKPEKQSPAQ
- a CDS encoding 6-pyruvoyl-tetrahydropterin synthase-related protein produces the protein MISYHDLVEHFVVMEHFDKVLRSGVIYPRWLSDMNNGYGNAWTNFYPPGFYYLASLIHSVGFDWLTTLFIASVLALAGSGIAMYALSRAFYGRLASGIAGLLYMLLPFHLLNLYWQGAMPQFTGFLFLPLVLYFAFRLGNDGRARHYAGMGLAYGLYVLTHLPVSYLMSYALALYAIIWAVSERDWRITLRIAGGMAIGLLLSAIYWLPALVESKYAFENTSGLFPYHSGYLLLLPPGDPFNYVLNHLFLVQALLLAVAIVILRSTGQRDDKTTSQKQTRLMIILGIATTFMVTSLSLYPSMLIPKIEVAAFPWRWIAVASVFTSLLAGAAAERLVRYKAIGSKTRWAGSAALIAVVIVNLWITVKFGIIPPISKPTIKSTVGLLEGNYTPRDATFITYLPDTERVMITPEGGAAEIVRWDPQYRVIAVRVDQPTELRLKSYNFPGWTARIDGEEAPLSSDKDGVQVISVPPGRHKIETRFGDTLPRKLGAGVFGLGLALIVGLALADHLTRIKTRSHEPVIGDETTEGQTSPRVARQKTRLIAAGFVVLAVIVVGVAVKQLSKPSSEDGLTAGEAPTESASRAIAPNSEVRLFVGAMNPIPVAVDERALDELMSALAMRNNERVEELIQARKLFRVEKNTRVRILEAGSGKLKVRILEGDSVTLDGWVPERWIR